Part of the Apis mellifera strain DH4 linkage group LG16, Amel_HAv3.1, whole genome shotgun sequence genome, ACAGGGAGGGGGAAGACTCAAACTCGGAAAGACAATTTCCTGGTGTCTCATGGTCCACCATTTCCTTTGACCAAAGTTGTTCGTCCATTCCATCTCGAGAAGAATCTACGCCCTTTGAACCATCTCTCTTATAGCAGCTTTGTATTCGTTCAATTGCTATTAATATcccgatatattattaaatctgaaaatccgttttaaaggatattttgaacgtataatttttattcgatcggaggaaagaatataaatgcTTTATGCtatcatcaaaattaatatgattaacaGTTAGaaggggaaaagaaagaaatagcgTATTATTCGCAGCCATTCGTTCTGTTGGCGGCAAAGAAGAAAAGCTATCGGCAAATGTAATGCATTATGTATGAGTGTGTGTGCGATATTCGAGCGAAGCGACCCTTGAAAATAAAACCTACTTAAGGATCGCTATAAGCCGAGGGTAAtttattccctttttttttctttttttcatacattttgattttcgaaaagattttcagatggaatgatatatattttttacgttaAACGTACGCATCGAGTATTGATTGTACGCAAGAGTGACAACGTATATTTGAATGATCGCGAAACAAAGACGATGAAAAGGAGGAGGTGAATGAATTGGCAAGAaaggtaaaagaaaaattgcgagaaatttatatataaacttgaaACTGTATTCTAGAATTAAGAAATCGAGTTTCgatttgatcaattttcgaaatttagaattagattaaattttcagcatcgttcaattatataaattcttcttaagGCGTGAAATTGGCgcgattttctaaaaatcaatGTCAACAAATTGAAGGAGGCGTTGAATTTTGTTATCTCCGTGGAACAAATGTTATAACCTATAGCTTGctgatgaaagaagaaatgtatgagaatgttaaattaacggtataaaaaattaatataatgataaatgcaGTTAACTTAATTATCTAAGGGGGAATTGTCCGTTTGATGTAACATTTTTCATGACGCGTGCATTACTTTTCAAAAGTTACACCACATCGTACACAACAGAGGGATATTAAAGAGAGAACGTATTCCTCATGTTACATTACCTTATCACAAATGCATTTCTTGTAGATTTTACAATCATTGAACAGGTAAGCTGCTCGCtagtctttttttcttcgacttAACTTTGCCTCTAGTCTTTGTAACGACAGCTTAAACGATTCTCCTCAATGCTCGAGACTTCTCTTCGCTTTTCGCAATCGAAGAACACGAGTCAACctaacctttttttttaaaaagagaaattttacttttcaacgttattctatttttttttttttttacatataccTTTCAAAACatcaatattgattatttcaaattaataatgatgaatTAATTACGTACGTATCTTTTTAGGATATGGAAACGGTGAAGGAATACCTAGGATATGTGAATCCTCATTGGATAGCTGTGGTGGTAACAGGGATGTACACCCACCTTCGACAAATCTGTATAATCGGTTTATGTTTCGACGAAGATAATAACGGCCCACCATTCGATCCGTCTTACGCGTCTGTCCTCTTCACATTTTCCGTGCTGTGTCTTCTCGCCGAGTACAGGCTTTGGCCTAGAACTCTCAAAGAGCCACCGATTCAACTTCTCTATATTTACGaagtaaattatttcgttccgtcgatcgagaaattcgaTCCGTACATCGAATTGCATCGATGCAAAAACATGGATATTGTATATCTCCTTTGAAATGTGACAGATGTTGGTAGCGGCATTGACCACAAATCTAGCCACGCGAGCTATTTGGGTACCATTTATGCacgttatttattgtttaactCAAGAGTCCAGTAAATGTGTGAGTTTGAGTTGaacgcaaaagaaaaaaaaatgttctttcttttttttttttacacttgtTCTATATTTGACGAAAGTAGATGACAAATTAGCGGGCGTGTCGCAATCTCGTTcgcaaatctttcttttttacaaatctctaaaaaattatatattttcagttGATATGGTTAAATGCGATTTTGGGATTGGGTCGTTACTCATTTCTCTGTGATCTTGCATATTACATGGCGAAAGACTGCGCCGCGACACATATGGCTTTCTGCATGTCCATCTTGTCATTCGTATGGATGTTGGATGCCACCGAGTCTCTGGATGCCATTTTGGACACTTGGGCCAAGTAGTGAACCAGTAATGTTTAGTTTTATGAGACAATTATGTCATAGAGTGATATAGACATgacattttaatgtaattatatatatgtatgtatgtatatatgtatatatatataaaataacttttatgtattattttacgaaaaaaaaaaaaaatgattggtTCGTAAGTAAAAATGTTAGGTACGTATTATTACGATAATTGGAATAAACGATCCTAATATAATCGTAATGTTTCATCTAGGGAGAAAAGTTATGGATTATGGGGtttttgtaaatgtaaaagaaaaaagatcagTTTTGCAAATCCAGAAGTGACAGATTGGTTCGTATACAAATTCATATGCAGTACAGATCCTCTGAACGAAGAGAAACAACcggagatataatatttatttaacttctgTGTTTgtctactatatatattattttctacatttatagatgtacacgtatatatttttaataaaatccatttttttatatgcctcaatttttaaacaacaaCCATTTTTTTTAACCCTTTGATTAGAAAAAGCGTTTCAATATTACGTTACAATATGTACGTTGAAATCTAAGAAagcttctattttattttttcgattatcgaatcaTCAACAATCGATAAGATAAGATTCATatccataatataattatacgtctctcgtaaattaattaacgtcgaatattttgaataaacgaacgagttttttttcgcgaaaatttaaacagagataatattattattttttttaaagaggaaCAAGAGAAATTGGCAGAATGGCAAAGTTGCTTCACACGTTTTGGGCATTCCTTTTAAACGTTTTCGGACTTCAGATCTTCGGAACATGTTTTGCCAATGCCATGGAAGACGAAGAGTGCGAATCGCTCATTTTAGGATCACCATTTAGCTCGATCCTATTCACTATcggtgtatatattattatcgctAATTCTACATTGTTTCCACCGTATTTACACGagccaaaaataatttttctagcgTTGTACGAGGTTATAATCGTCGATCAATTTTCTGTATCATTCATCGCTCGATAAACGATTCCTTCtcgattattcatttttatttcccttACTTTTCAGTTTCTAGCCACCGCATTTATCTTGGAATTTACGTCCACTTGTATTTGGACACCGATCGACGTGCTTTTAACCAAGACACTGCCGTTCAATCTATCCTACGTAATATCATacctatttttcatttaaaaattatacattttttttttttcatcgagtaAGCACGATAAATTTGACGAAACACGCTTGATTTCACGAAAATAGATGTTTCGACAATTTGGCTTGGAGGAAGCAGCGATGTCGTTTGCAACGAATAAATGTTTGACGATGATCATGACTTATACAGCAGCAATCGTGTTCCTCTTGCTCACGCTTCATATTACGGATTCTGTCGATTACACTTTACTCAGGTAACTCGTGAAAAAAcagataataatttgtatcgaCATtccattaatcaattattttcataaaaatttacaattaatttatattttctttacagAGATTTCGGAGTATCCCTTTTCGCGACTCATCTAATGGGAAACCTGAGAGGCAGATTGCAACAAGAGTTTCCGTTCTTGAATAAAGGAACCGAAGTTTGTCGTTGCAAAGTTCGTAGAAGAAAACGTAGTAAAAGTAACAGATAATTAACACATTTTGATTAACTGCGGTGTTACGTAGAGAAGTTGAGAGAACTGTACGTATGTTTTATAGAATTACAAATGTATACTATAATCTGTAAATTAAAGATTCGCATCGTGTATTAGGCgtgctttcaatttttaataattttcggataattttaatctttcctaTTCAtatctcgtccaaatttttcatttttcactttCAATCTCCTTAAAGACACTCctaaagaaagattaaaaaaaaagagaaaagatttaCATTTGAAGCGGGTATTGTAATTGATTAAAACACAGAGAatggttttatttttatgaaaaagaaggcatttatttcgttcgaacTGAAATGCAAAGTACAAATGGTATAGATAATATAGtggtaataatgtaataattaatcgttaataaatattcaattcaattaataatacagtGTGTTTACCAGTATACtgtggaatattatatatacggtAATTGTACTACACGGGATGTGTTCAGTGGCAGCGTTacgatcattcttttttttttttttcttttttcttcgtttttctccGAAGtctaatatattacaattactttttttctttttctttctccattcTCCCTTGACCGACGGGCTGGTCGACGATTGTCGGCTCCTCGATTATACATCAACGCGATTTCTTCCTCGAtacctctcttctcttctcttctcttctcttcttcgcgCCGCACTGTGActttctcgtttctcgttatattaaattatcgatttttccgGAGGAcgggggaaggggagagggaggggcgGGGGATGGGAGCGCTGATCAAAGACAATGCGAAAAAGTGTTCGCTTCGAAATtcggaaatattcgaaaattggaTGGCACTGcactcttaataataatttgatcgataaaattaaaggaaaacaCGTCTTcgcatcatatatatatatatatatatatataaaattctacgagaagataaaaatcgtAACGTTCTAAAATCGATACGAAACTAACTAATCCCGACAAAGATGGGTGACTagaatcgtttcgaagaatggcaacttttttttctctttatttctcaAAGACGGATGGAAAAAGGGATGCGCATCATCAtccaatatcgaatatttccgACGGATCCACGAGCAACGTTTCGTTTATTTCGATGTGTGGCGATAATACACGCTCGCTCGTCATCGCAAATTCATGTTCGTTTTGGAAAAAGCGTGTGTGTGTGCTCGGATCTTGGCAAACAAcgaacaaagagagagagttagaaagaattaaatccgAAATCTCGGGataagaaatgtttttatttccttttctttttttctctttttttttatttattttttcttttttttttcctcccctcctttttcttctcgtcgCTGAGGCATTCGATCAAGCGGACTAGTGCCGttgtaaaattaactttaGCGTTTCAGCTCCTTCCAGTTTTCAATCGTAATTATTTCGGGATCGAGGCACGAGAAATCCGGCCTCTGTTCTCCTTTTGTGCACGATTAGGCAGTGCTTGGAAAAAAGTTGTATAGATATGTAAAATGAGCTCTCGCGTTTCATTTcccatttctctttttcgagcGAGTTCCTTTCGCCTCGATCTTCCTCTCGGATTTATTTTTCGCCTCGATCGTCGCCCTCCAATCTCTACGTCGACTCCGATCGCAAGCGTAAGCAACGCTtcgcttcttcttcctcgagttatctatttatttatttatttattcatctctTTCGCGTTCCTTTACgttcctttcgaaaaattcttctctttcgcGCGTGCCAACTCGTTCTCGATAAAAAAGTTGAGCCGTGTGTGCGATTGAAATTGTAATCTTAACTTATAATATCGATCTAATCTCGACACTGATTGTGTTAACTCGTTTTAAAGCAATTCGACGGTTGTAAAGTTTATCGTTTCTCTCGAGATGTACAATTAATTTCCGTGTATGGTACAAATgatattggtaaaaaaaaaaaaaaagaagtcgaTCCTGAGaactcttccttcttctcttctcttttcttcttcttcttcttcttttttctttttctttttcgtacaAAATGTAtgattcgatgaaattaaattcgtctcgcgtgataaattattttctacgattgagatatatatatagatatcatCGCACATGCACATCGCGAAGTTAACACATCGATGATTGATACGggtttttaattgttatcatAAGTgagtaaataaagaaaaaaatattcacaattattCTACAAAATTTACAGGTGTCCGATTCCCTAGACCCATTTACTCGTCGCACATTTCAACATTTACACGTACATCGAGAAATCAATCGTTTGAGAGATCTATTATTTTCGTTACCTAGAAACGAGGGATACgttgaaggaaaagaaaaaaagaaaatgcaaagaaatttacaaatattcgtGATAAAGTAAACTATTCTTATTAGATCGAGTGATCAACCGAAAACTGTATAAGCTtcttaatgaaatgaaaaaaccgGGTTTCGATTTCATCTACGAGAATCTCGAATGGAATGAGGATAAAAAGAGGAACGTTTcccttttatttctctctatcgattcttcgaatcgtattaataattatcaatcgttaataataatttgttaacgCGTGATCTCCTTGCCACGTTTCACAAAAAGATTTTGCTCTCCAAGTGGCaaataaaatcgtaaatacttatttttaaagaagtgTGATCATCCtctttataaatcttaatactttGGATTCGATGGTTGGAATGGTCCTAACGATATTTCCCCTTTTATGCACCTTACGAACTGCTTCCGTTTTaacgttatataaaaatatatatgtcaaCAGATATCGAGCaaagttcaataaaaaatcttatcgaCGAGACTTCCATCGGATCTGATTCTCGtcgatatcttatttatttattattatcgttatttatgAAAGTATTTCTCGAGACACTCGTCGTAATCCGTCATCGGggatgttcaatttttttcttttacgtacaaatttatttcaaaatccaCTTCGAAACATATACAATATgggatatatgaaaatttgatgcaagaatgaaaatattgcttCTCCCGTGTCTTAATTATTTCGTTGATCCGCGGTTCGTAAGGTTGATTGAACTGCGTCCCTGTTTGGTATCGTGCCAAAGTTTCTCGAGGTGCCTAGGTCAAGCGAAAGATGGAAAGATTTTCATTAGCCGAAGATCGCGTTGAAATTGGCGCAAATTCGGCAAAACGCGGAATCTCGGAAGTTGACTTTACTAATGACATTTAGATctcgttatataaattatatattacatcgtacacatttttttcttaaatttaaaacgaagAGTTTCAAAAGAAGGATCATTCTCtcctctaatttttttttcttttttcctttttttcgttttttcagAGCCACGTTTCTACTGCCTGATGTCGATACAAATGAACGTACGCACGTAACTTGTTTAAGATTTGTTTCgagcaatttattatttctcctgatgtatttatttctaatgcaATATTAATCGCTTCGAGAATTTACATGGAGAAAAATTaacgtttcttctctttttttttttcttatcaatcgAGGAAAGAGTAAGGCTTAAGAGTAAGGTACGTATCTTAAGAGGACTCGTATCTATCGCGCAAAGCCAATCTCCAAGAAATCGAGGGTTGTGTTTCGAACTAGCGATTCATCGAACGCTAATCAACGctcatttttattctcttcctcttctcgtgCCACTGTACACACACGTGCGCGCCCTTGCGCGCTACTCAACTCATCATAGATTATTACTCAACGATAATAACGTTCGTCCTCCTATATAAACGCCGTATCCGTCGAATACTGTCTCTGCTTAGAAACTACTTGGCGGGGTGAAATCGACGATATAGGAGAATGGCCGGAGAAACGAAATATGCGCGTGtaatgtgtgtatgtgtgtgtgtatacgtgtgtgtgATGTACGAAGGAGGACGGTGAGATTAATGAAAACGACGGTAAATTGAACCTATCATGAATCGAACCTATCAACATCgagaaacgtttctttttcacgGGAAGGGATAAGAATTAACGAATTCTGTACAATACGATTTTCAGAAGAAAACGCGTGAACACAGtcgtgtatttatatatatataattatatgagaaACGAATATTCTAACGCtgagaaaaaatcgaatttatatataggatattatTCGACGCGATGACAAGCGATCGATTTCGATGTGTGTTTCTCGATGTTCTCGCGGCTCGCAGGAGGAGGAACAgacgtaaatatttatatatatgtatatatatgtatacgtatatagtaTAGGCAAGTCGACTAAAAGGGGGGAAACGTAAACGTATCACAAATATATCGGCGGGAAACGATACGATGTAAGACGACGAATGTTGGTGAGGAGAATTATATAGAGATGCTCGATACCGATCGCGGCGCATTACGAGCGGCACCGGGACACCGAAATACACGACGTTACTTACAATATTCGTACAAGTGCTTAAACGCTACGCCCGGATCCCGCTTGGATCCGACGGGGCATCACCTAACCGATAAATTGACTATTAATATTTCCGTAGAGAATTTTACAAATCAGTCGAGACACACACGCGTGCAAGAGATGGAAATGATGGTTGCACGTCTATCCCATACACAAGCGACGCCAAGTTTTCATGAAAGATGGTGTACGAAAACACGTTTTTATGCGTAGAGGTCGCTCGTGTCGTGACGTGAGTAACGACatctcctccttttctctttcgtaGGCTCgccgattctctctctttttcttttctttttgttcttttccTCCCGTTTTCTCTTCGTTCAAATCGGAACTTGTTATTCCCTGACCGATTCGATCatcgatagaaaataaatattaaatcgctACGTCGAGATTTCGAATCGTGAGCTTTTTCTCGACAACCCGGTTCTCGATATTATcgcgctctctttctctctcttgtttttggtattttttttctttcttttttttcttctttttttttcctttttcactttttaatcCTCTCTTTTCACGTGTCTTTCCTTTGTATTCggattctttatatatatataatatatatgtatatatatatatatatattcttgtataaatatatatatatatatatatttatatttatatttatatcgctatataatattaataattacatatacgCGCGGTAACTCTTCGGAATTTGTTATTTCGCGGACTTTCGTGCACCCCAACTTCGGTATACCCTTTGTTCTCCGCCGTgcgctttctttttctctctctctctctctttctctctctctctatatatatatttatatttatatttattcattcatttatttataaatccatatttataatatatatatttatatcgtaatgtcaataataataataataatactatcaataattaatgagGATGCTGTGGTGACGGTGACGATGACAACGATGAGGATGGTTCACGACTCGCGAACAACGGCTAAACGtgtgtctctctttctctctttcttaaataatcctatattttttttcttcttcttcttatcatAGATAGACCACATTAAGAATCGTCCGCATATCGCGAACCAGGAAGGCGCCACGAATCTGCCATTAGGATTCCATTGCACACCCAACAGAAATTCGATATCTTTCACGTAGTTGTAAGCTAAAGTTTTTTTGTTGGATCGTCACGTTTTTTTGGGGGGGGGGATCGATCAGTTAGCCGATGCGCGTTCGCGTATATGGAAACGGAAAAATCgcgtattattttctttccattctttcttcgattctcCGACATCCAAGTTTGGGATGGCCAACTTTGGGATCAGGTGTGAGATCAAAtgtgtttgtgtgtgtgtctgtgtacgtgtatatatatatatatatatatatatcggggGGCGGGGTTTGAAGAGACGGATAAATGAGAAAATGCCCTTAAAGGTATCTCGCGTGTCACGCTCACTTGGTGACGTGACGTACCGCGCCACGTACgaggtaaaaaaaaacgaaaacgacGTTGTTTATCACGCGCACGGCTGGCAGTAGTAACGTGTTTCACGAGTTTCATTCATTTCTCAGTAGAACCGACGCTGATCGCGCCGACGATAGTTTTTCGAATACCGGGACACTTTTAGGTCGGTTTTACCGATTAAATAGTAACTATGACTGTgactaaaaataatgaatcgtatatatataatatatatatagatttattttattaatagaaaagtcTCGCGCGCGCAAGGCAGAACACGCGCGAATTCACTACTACGTGTACGCGTAACGTGCTATACAGATAGGTTACACCGTTTCAGGTGTATGTATGCTTACGCGTGTACCTACGGAGTGTGGCCAGTGTTATTCCACACGTTCtcgttcattatatatatatatatatttatctttccgAGAGATCTCGTCTCTTCGACGAGTTGctacgttttcttttttccttttttttctttaaaactttGGCCAGacgatctttctctctctctctctccgtactattccctttctt contains:
- the LOC107965670 gene encoding uncharacterized protein LOC107965670, translated to METVKEYLGYVNPHWIAVVVTGMYTHLRQICIIGLCFDEDNNGPPFDPSYASVLFTFSVLCLLAEYRLWPRTLKEPPIQLLYIYEMLVAALTTNLATRAIWVPFMHVIYCLTQESSKCLIWLNAILGLGRYSFLCDLAYYMAKDCAATHMAFCMSILSFVWMLDATESLDAILDTWAK